From the Maioricimonas rarisocia genome, one window contains:
- a CDS encoding polysaccharide biosynthesis tyrosine autokinase gives MDRNGDPQYVPEPGTPGNGHMVEPPVPAHAPPQPVQVMGGNPAGEEQQEGGIQISAVLAAFRRRWFTAISLGLVLGAAAAATVWYVTPVTYTSYAELQFDLTPFYFGDRETGEANGDLRSFKGTMMRLATYPFVLVAALREPGVHQCPTIREQRDPEAWLEDAIEVSAVGEQFMRISLTGERPADLKTIVEAVTNAFVTQVVDQQLQDRRLKLTELKELLGREQTELDRQQSALRRLDKELAPNETQVDAMQQAKLDLRVELRKQLGAVRLQIIEQEIILQTIEGTQEEGVELAIPEAVVDSQLLEDPGFQKLYRSTRQKEVQLSTLRDRLKEGHALITKAEDDLAALEAQLEAYRETQLPQIRQQLQSRIADVPDSAGQIRQRIDLLRKMEDGYTEEINALKVEERHLAVSWVDRQILADTVDSLKEKVNRFSDTIYKREIELEKAGVPIVVRRPAEVPKKPDGGKREKMAGVAGFGVFGLLVAAIVWLEMAAKRINSVDELEAASNLQVMATIPLMPRWVSRGDDRTHHKAAYWHSVLTESIDAARTLLLRNSQLSGTRTVMIASATGGEGKSTLSCHLATSLARAGRSVLLVDCDIRRPSIHRVFDFENSPGICDVLRQEVPLEEAIKQGSPDGLSILPAGKVDQTVLRLLAQDELGNLFKELAAEYDFIIIDSAPVLPVTDSLLIAQHVDAVMFSVRRDVSRAAKVAAAVQRLSMLGVSILGAVAIGLEDGGSSNRYYGRYGYGYGYNYGYRGSYHRTPANIS, from the coding sequence ATGGATCGTAACGGTGACCCCCAGTACGTCCCCGAACCGGGCACCCCGGGGAACGGACACATGGTCGAACCTCCTGTCCCCGCGCATGCCCCGCCGCAACCGGTGCAGGTCATGGGGGGCAATCCCGCCGGCGAAGAACAGCAGGAAGGCGGCATTCAGATCAGTGCGGTCCTGGCCGCGTTTCGCCGACGCTGGTTCACCGCCATCAGCCTGGGCCTGGTCCTCGGCGCTGCCGCCGCCGCCACTGTCTGGTACGTCACGCCAGTCACCTACACGTCGTATGCCGAGCTCCAGTTCGATCTGACGCCGTTCTACTTCGGCGACCGCGAGACGGGTGAGGCGAATGGCGACCTCAGATCGTTCAAGGGCACCATGATGCGGCTGGCGACATACCCCTTTGTGCTGGTCGCCGCTCTCCGGGAACCAGGTGTGCACCAGTGCCCAACCATTCGCGAACAGCGTGATCCCGAAGCCTGGCTCGAAGATGCAATCGAGGTCAGCGCCGTCGGCGAACAGTTCATGCGGATCTCGCTGACCGGTGAACGTCCTGCCGACCTCAAGACAATCGTGGAAGCGGTGACCAATGCCTTCGTCACCCAGGTGGTCGATCAACAGTTGCAGGACCGGCGCCTGAAGCTGACCGAACTGAAGGAACTGCTCGGCCGCGAACAGACCGAACTGGACCGGCAGCAGAGCGCACTGCGTCGCCTCGACAAGGAGCTGGCTCCCAACGAGACCCAGGTCGACGCCATGCAGCAGGCAAAACTGGACCTCCGGGTTGAGCTTCGCAAGCAGCTGGGAGCCGTCCGACTGCAGATCATCGAGCAGGAGATCATCCTGCAGACGATCGAAGGAACGCAGGAGGAGGGAGTCGAACTGGCCATCCCCGAGGCCGTCGTCGACTCCCAGCTTCTCGAAGACCCAGGCTTCCAGAAGCTCTACCGCTCCACCCGGCAGAAAGAAGTCCAGCTTTCCACGCTACGTGACCGCCTCAAGGAAGGGCACGCGCTGATCACCAAGGCCGAAGACGATCTCGCAGCTCTCGAGGCCCAACTCGAAGCGTACCGCGAGACGCAACTTCCGCAGATCCGGCAGCAGCTCCAGTCACGCATCGCCGACGTTCCCGACAGCGCCGGCCAGATCCGACAGCGCATCGATCTGCTGAGGAAAATGGAGGACGGTTACACCGAAGAGATCAACGCCCTGAAGGTCGAAGAGCGGCACCTGGCCGTTTCCTGGGTCGACCGGCAGATCCTCGCGGATACAGTCGACTCACTCAAAGAGAAAGTGAATCGCTTCTCCGACACGATCTACAAGCGAGAGATCGAACTCGAGAAGGCCGGCGTCCCCATTGTCGTCCGCCGCCCCGCCGAAGTCCCCAAAAAACCGGATGGGGGCAAACGGGAGAAAATGGCGGGTGTCGCAGGATTCGGAGTCTTCGGCCTGCTCGTTGCCGCGATCGTCTGGCTCGAAATGGCCGCCAAACGGATCAATTCCGTCGACGAGCTCGAAGCCGCTTCCAACCTGCAGGTGATGGCAACCATCCCCCTCATGCCCCGATGGGTTTCCCGGGGGGATGATCGAACCCACCATAAGGCCGCCTACTGGCACAGTGTGCTCACCGAATCGATCGACGCGGCCCGCACCCTGCTGCTGCGAAACTCGCAGCTGAGCGGCACCCGGACGGTCATGATCGCCAGTGCCACCGGGGGCGAAGGCAAATCGACCCTCTCCTGCCACCTCGCAACGAGTCTGGCACGGGCCGGCCGCAGCGTCCTGCTTGTCGACTGCGACATCCGCCGCCCGTCAATCCACCGCGTCTTCGATTTCGAGAATTCGCCCGGCATCTGCGATGTGCTGCGTCAGGAAGTTCCGCTGGAAGAAGCCATCAAACAGGGCTCTCCCGATGGGCTCTCGATCCTGCCAGCCGGCAAGGTCGACCAGACCGTCCTGCGACTGCTCGCCCAGGACGAGCTCGGCAACCTCTTCAAGGAACTGGCCGCCGAATACGACTTCATCATCATCGATTCCGCTCCGGTCCTGCCCGTGACCGACTCACTGCTCATCGCACAGCACGTCGACGCGGTGATGTTCTCTGTGCGGCGGGACGTCAGCCGGGCGGCCAAGGTTGCCGCGGCTGTTCAGCGGCTCAGCATGCTCGGCGTGAGCATCCTCGGTGCCGTTGCCATCGGCCTCGAAGACGGCGGCAGTTCGAACCGGTACTACGGCCGCTACGGATACGGCTACGGTTACAACTACGGTTATCGAGGCAGCTATCACCGCACCCCCGCCAATATCTCCTGA
- a CDS encoding leucine-rich repeat domain-containing protein — protein sequence MRILTTRSEYHHNRRAADVKHRISATKRNLQSPPVRGASFDNRLLLTVNRAKSILFEQQLPTDRASRAPLSAYHTCGKDFAMRPSQELLQHDTTRDGKANAPSRRQTDRDGGIRSCEVRSRVICLTGLAFVVLASPCSLIADDAYKVNDEVEVVSESARMKVGDQTVARPAKGTTARVLAVQGEWLWTSVRVDGTDVQGWLHVKYVRVRPAPAKSGRPDAPPLPEPMPKTGKPGANARAVTTIAPEGSTPRMKPPMPDDGKAEPDASSPDIAIAQRLQKAGVLVELNDLQQIVGIDLDAEPPPPDLTESLRRLRHLKRVRFAFSPGITDEHVAALKNCSELQEADLMLCSRVSDDGVATLGTLTRLESLNLSGTAVTDQGVGSLRRLIRLTHLELAGTPGIRMSITDAATGHLARFSGLQRLNLNSTDLTDRGLARLTRLSELRELDLGDTLITNLGLGQLKKLEQLERLGLGFCTGLTEEGLLDLSDLELKHLDITFMPLSTVGVVHLCAIDTLESLKVIETGLTEDLKRLIQTRIPDCRIEGP from the coding sequence GTGCGAATCCTTACGACTCGGTCTGAGTATCATCACAATCGAAGGGCGGCGGATGTCAAGCACCGGATTTCCGCAACGAAGAGGAATTTACAATCGCCGCCCGTGCGGGGTGCCTCCTTCGACAACCGCTTGCTTTTGACCGTCAATCGCGCAAAATCGATTCTGTTTGAACAGCAGCTGCCAACCGATCGGGCCTCACGTGCGCCGCTCTCTGCATATCACACTTGCGGCAAAGACTTTGCGATGCGACCCAGCCAAGAACTCCTTCAGCACGACACCACCCGCGATGGGAAGGCCAATGCGCCTTCGAGACGCCAGACCGATCGTGATGGTGGAATCCGCAGTTGCGAGGTACGCAGCCGTGTAATCTGCTTGACTGGTCTTGCGTTTGTGGTGCTCGCATCGCCCTGCTCCCTGATTGCCGACGACGCCTACAAGGTGAACGACGAGGTGGAGGTTGTCTCAGAATCCGCCCGCATGAAAGTCGGGGATCAGACGGTGGCCCGCCCGGCAAAGGGGACGACCGCCCGCGTCCTCGCAGTGCAGGGAGAATGGTTGTGGACATCTGTTCGGGTCGATGGCACTGATGTTCAGGGCTGGCTGCATGTGAAGTACGTCCGAGTCCGGCCGGCCCCGGCAAAATCGGGCAGGCCGGACGCCCCGCCATTGCCCGAGCCGATGCCGAAGACTGGAAAACCGGGCGCGAACGCCCGAGCGGTCACCACCATCGCTCCCGAAGGTTCCACGCCGCGCATGAAGCCACCAATGCCGGACGACGGCAAGGCGGAACCAGACGCCAGCTCTCCAGATATCGCGATCGCACAGCGGCTGCAGAAGGCCGGTGTCCTCGTGGAACTCAATGATCTGCAGCAGATTGTCGGCATTGACCTGGACGCCGAGCCGCCCCCTCCGGACCTGACCGAATCGCTGCGGCGGCTTCGGCACCTGAAACGTGTCCGTTTCGCGTTCTCACCGGGGATCACAGATGAGCATGTTGCCGCACTGAAGAACTGCAGCGAGCTGCAGGAAGCCGATCTGATGCTCTGCAGCCGCGTCTCAGACGATGGGGTGGCGACCCTGGGCACTCTGACCCGACTCGAGTCGCTCAACCTTTCGGGCACGGCGGTGACCGACCAGGGCGTCGGCAGCCTCCGCAGGCTGATCCGGCTCACGCATCTCGAACTCGCGGGCACTCCCGGCATACGCATGTCCATCACCGATGCAGCGACAGGACATCTGGCCCGATTCTCCGGCTTGCAACGGCTGAACCTGAATTCGACCGACCTGACCGACCGGGGCCTCGCCCGTCTGACGCGACTGTCCGAACTGCGGGAGCTGGATCTGGGCGATACGCTCATCACGAACCTGGGCCTTGGCCAGCTGAAGAAACTCGAACAACTCGAGCGGCTGGGACTCGGGTTCTGCACCGGGTTGACCGAAGAGGGCCTGCTCGACCTCTCCGACCTCGAGCTGAAACACCTGGATATCACGTTCATGCCCCTGTCGACGGTGGGGGTCGTTCACCTCTGCGCGATCGACACACTCGAGTCACTCAAGGTCATCGAGACGGGTCTGACAGAAGACCTCAAACGACTGATCCAGACCCGGATCCCCGATTGCCGCATCGAAGGTCCGTAG
- a CDS encoding exosortase/archaeosortase family protein: MQQHRTRIIVLCTLFVGLTVWSYWTTLAVMADLWTRKPEYSHGWLVPLLAFYLLWEGIKSLQKDRRMPPEESFSPSWWGLPVLAVSLGLRVFAAHYYMEWFDFLSIIPFVAGLTLLIGGWGAIRVAWAPIAYLFFMIPLPYTAEVMLRGPLREVGTIASTYAMQTLGLPAFAEGTVVVVNDVRIGVVEACSGLRMLMIFFALSTAVALLCRRPLWHRAIIVLSAAPIALIANITRITTTGLLYALGYDQLAEVVFHDLAGWLMMPFALVLLGAEVWFLDNLFIVEKKIPLSVGLHNTSDTPQAGRPDSPQPAT; this comes from the coding sequence ATGCAACAACACAGAACCCGAATCATCGTTCTGTGCACCCTCTTCGTCGGCCTGACCGTCTGGAGCTACTGGACGACATTGGCCGTCATGGCCGACCTCTGGACACGCAAGCCGGAATACTCGCACGGCTGGCTCGTGCCTCTGCTGGCCTTCTATCTGCTCTGGGAAGGCATCAAGTCGCTGCAGAAAGACCGGCGAATGCCACCGGAAGAGTCGTTCTCGCCGAGCTGGTGGGGACTGCCGGTGCTCGCAGTCAGCCTCGGCCTGCGAGTCTTCGCCGCCCACTACTACATGGAGTGGTTCGACTTCCTTTCGATCATTCCGTTCGTGGCCGGCCTGACGCTGCTGATCGGAGGGTGGGGCGCGATTCGCGTCGCCTGGGCCCCCATCGCCTACCTCTTCTTCATGATCCCGCTGCCGTATACCGCCGAAGTCATGCTACGCGGACCGCTGCGTGAAGTTGGGACCATCGCCAGCACCTACGCCATGCAGACGCTCGGCCTGCCCGCCTTCGCCGAGGGGACCGTGGTCGTCGTGAACGATGTTCGCATTGGCGTCGTGGAAGCGTGCAGCGGATTGCGGATGCTGATGATCTTCTTTGCCCTCTCGACCGCGGTCGCCCTGCTCTGCCGCCGCCCACTGTGGCACCGGGCGATCATTGTCCTGAGCGCGGCCCCGATCGCACTGATCGCGAACATTACCCGCATCACGACGACCGGACTGCTGTACGCGCTCGGATACGACCAACTGGCCGAAGTCGTCTTTCACGACCTGGCCGGCTGGCTGATGATGCCTTTCGCTCTCGTGCTGCTTGGTGCGGAAGTCTGGTTCCTCGACAATCTGTTCATCGTTGAAAAGAAGATCCCCCTCTCGGTGGGCCTGCACAATACATCAGACACGCCTCAGGCAGGCCGGCCCGATTCACCCCAGCCGGCCACCTGA
- a CDS encoding UpxY family transcription antiterminator: MPVVETEPQCWPVHLLDDEQSAAGTWSALHVLPRNEKVVARQLRRDNLRYFLPFHEKKKVYQRRTVRSQLPLFPGYVFVHGDEEALHDWVSISQVIRCLQVDDQQSFETSIRRVYGLLNSGAPVTPESRLQPGMLAEIVDGPLAGYRGRVLRKGKNLRFVVEVDFLQQGASVEVDEAMIAAL, translated from the coding sequence ATGCCAGTTGTTGAGACAGAACCGCAATGCTGGCCGGTCCATCTGCTGGATGACGAGCAGTCGGCAGCAGGAACCTGGTCGGCACTCCACGTCCTCCCCCGCAATGAAAAAGTCGTTGCGCGTCAGCTGCGTCGTGACAACTTACGGTACTTTCTTCCGTTTCATGAGAAGAAGAAGGTGTACCAGCGGAGAACGGTCCGTTCACAGCTCCCACTGTTTCCCGGCTACGTCTTTGTTCATGGTGACGAGGAAGCGCTGCATGACTGGGTGTCGATCTCCCAGGTGATCCGATGCCTGCAGGTGGACGACCAACAGAGTTTTGAAACATCGATTCGACGAGTTTACGGTCTGCTCAACAGCGGAGCGCCGGTCACCCCGGAATCCAGACTTCAGCCTGGGATGCTGGCCGAAATCGTTGACGGACCATTGGCGGGCTACCGCGGTCGCGTGCTTCGCAAGGGAAAGAACCTTCGCTTCGTTGTCGAAGTTGATTTCCTGCAGCAGGGCGCGTCCGTCGAAGTGGACGAGGCGATGATCGCCGCCTTATAG
- a CDS encoding Gfo/Idh/MocA family protein, whose amino-acid sequence MTETASQEIRWGMIGCGDVAEVKSGPGFQKANGSRLVAVMRRSGYRARDYASRHGVPRWYDNATSLIHDPEVDAVYIATPPGSHRDYALDVCAAGKPAYVEKPMARNATECREMVDAFKARNIPLFVAYYRRALPRFLKVQELVADGRLGTLTQVSYRYDRPEWPDLNRQQLPWRLQAVESGGGLFFDVGSHVLDILDFVLGPLGEVEGTAANRGGAYEVEDSVAMSFRTRSGIPGAATWNFSSCCSRDCLELTGTAGQLSLAVFGNSPVRLERDGRIEEIDLPSPEHIQQPMIQSIVNTLLGRGECCSTGESAARTAAVMDRAVGRYYGSRADQFWTDPQCWPGRTGPTRQDV is encoded by the coding sequence ATGACCGAAACAGCCAGCCAGGAGATCCGCTGGGGCATGATTGGCTGCGGCGATGTTGCAGAAGTCAAAAGTGGCCCAGGATTTCAGAAGGCCAACGGAAGTCGACTTGTCGCGGTCATGCGCCGATCGGGTTATCGTGCTCGTGACTACGCATCTCGACACGGGGTGCCCCGCTGGTACGACAACGCCACGTCACTCATCCACGACCCCGAAGTGGACGCCGTCTATATCGCGACTCCGCCAGGGTCGCACCGCGACTACGCGCTGGATGTCTGTGCGGCGGGCAAGCCGGCCTATGTCGAAAAGCCGATGGCCCGCAACGCGACAGAATGCCGCGAAATGGTCGATGCCTTCAAGGCGCGGAACATCCCTCTGTTCGTCGCATACTACCGAAGGGCGCTGCCGAGGTTCCTGAAGGTCCAGGAACTCGTCGCTGACGGACGACTCGGCACCCTCACCCAGGTCAGCTACCGTTACGATCGACCTGAATGGCCTGACCTGAACCGCCAGCAGCTTCCCTGGCGCCTGCAGGCGGTCGAATCCGGCGGTGGGCTCTTCTTCGACGTCGGCTCTCACGTTCTCGACATCCTCGACTTCGTGCTGGGTCCCCTCGGCGAAGTCGAAGGCACGGCAGCCAACCGGGGCGGTGCCTACGAAGTCGAAGACAGCGTGGCGATGAGTTTTCGCACCCGGTCCGGAATACCGGGCGCAGCCACCTGGAACTTTTCAAGTTGCTGCAGTCGGGACTGCCTCGAACTGACCGGCACCGCAGGCCAACTCTCGCTGGCGGTCTTCGGCAACAGTCCGGTGCGTCTGGAGAGGGACGGGCGCATCGAGGAAATCGACCTCCCCTCACCGGAGCACATCCAGCAGCCGATGATTCAGTCGATCGTCAACACACTTCTGGGCCGCGGCGAATGCTGCAGCACTGGAGAATCCGCAGCACGAACTGCCGCAGTCATGGACCGGGCCGTAGGCCGCTACTACGGCAGTCGCGCGGATCAGTTCTGGACCGATCCGCAATGCTGGCCGGGCCGGACGGGTCCAACGCGCCAAGATGTGTGA